From a region of the Mauremys mutica isolate MM-2020 ecotype Southern chromosome 12, ASM2049712v1, whole genome shotgun sequence genome:
- the LOC123344984 gene encoding C-type lectin domain family 2 member D-like, with product MDPAGTTPWLEVYPEIPGNPESGAEPGNGRSCRLRKRATCTVAVSIVLVLLVVAVVALAVQVLQPQPQFMAWCPDGWLGYQGKCYYFSKAEENWNNSQRCCSALGASLAGIDSEQDLAFIMRYKGVSEHWIGLWREQEGQPWKWVNGSDLNSRLLIRGGGNCVYLNNKSINSSSCIAGRNWVCSKPNAYTARKVLKKP from the exons ATGGATCCCGCTGGGACGACACCATGGCTGGAGGTTTATCCTGAGATCCCTGGAAACCCCGAGAGCGGAGCGGAGCCAG GTAATGGCCGTAGCTGCAGGCTCAGGAAACGTGCCACATGTACAGTCGCAGTGAGCATTGTACTTGTCCTTCtggttgttgctgttgttgctcTGGCAG TGCAGGTACTTCAACCGCAGCCCCAGTTCATGGCCTGGTGCCCAGACGGCTGGCTCGGATACCAAGGGAAATGTTACTATTTCTCCAAGGCTGAAGAGAACTGGAACAACAGCCAGAGATGCTGCTCTGCGCTCGGTGCTTCCCTGGCTGGGATTGACAGCGAGCAGGATCTG GCTTTCATAATGCGATACAAAGGTGTCTCCGAGCACTGGATTGGCCTCTGGAGAGAGCAGGAGGGGCAGCCCTGGAAATGGGTGAATGGCTCTGATCTGAACA GCAGGCTTCTAATAAGGGGAGGAGGTAACTGCGTGTACCTGAATAACAAGAGCATTAACTCTTCAAGCTGCATCGCTGGGAGAAATTGGGTCTGCAGCAAACCCAATGCGTATACAGCCAGAAAAGTGCTTAAGAAACCTTGA